Proteins co-encoded in one Bacillus sp. FSL H8-0547 genomic window:
- a CDS encoding spore germination protein, with translation MNGPTNETKKLQQIQKEQGELEQFAGEEIRENACENMERLSAIFGKSADLKTLVYEQEAFTFGIAYLDGIINKHQLEETVIEPLIVHQQSLKAGGADRETLIENLISPAAVLSAAFHYKQLLESLLNGSVLLFIDGLKVAYTIPLEYWPYRSIEEPQTQTMVKGPREGFIESLQINMTLLRRRIATPSLHFLPRTIGNVTRTKLLVCYMEKLVDRDVLNKLLVKIDKIKTDKVFDTGMLEELLEEKRFTPFPAFQSTERPDVAAAAIAEGKVVIMMEGTPFAIIVPATFWSFFQAAEDYYNHFDLATFIRFIRLISYIIALALPASYIAVTTFHQELIPPNLLVSLAAQREGVPFPAFLEALLMELIFEILREAGIRMPRPIGSAVSIVGAIVIGESAVAAGLVSPAIVIVVSLTAIASFVSPYYSFSGTGRLLRFILMILASTLGIYGMIMFMIALAIHLSSLQTFGVPYFEPFAPFKAEKQKDSFLRFPLWWTQTAFYLKYRRKLESGKPK, from the coding sequence ATGAATGGACCAACCAATGAAACAAAGAAGCTTCAGCAGATTCAGAAGGAACAGGGCGAGCTCGAGCAATTTGCAGGTGAGGAAATCCGGGAAAATGCCTGTGAAAACATGGAGCGCTTATCCGCCATATTCGGAAAAAGCGCTGATCTGAAGACATTGGTTTATGAACAGGAGGCCTTCACATTCGGCATCGCCTATCTAGACGGAATCATCAATAAACATCAGCTTGAAGAAACGGTCATTGAACCGCTCATTGTCCATCAGCAATCTTTGAAAGCCGGGGGTGCAGACAGAGAGACCCTGATTGAGAATCTTATTTCTCCTGCTGCGGTGCTTTCAGCAGCCTTTCATTACAAGCAGCTGCTCGAATCACTGTTAAACGGCAGCGTTCTTCTATTCATTGACGGCCTGAAAGTAGCGTATACCATTCCTTTGGAATACTGGCCTTACAGGTCAATTGAAGAGCCTCAGACTCAAACGATGGTAAAAGGGCCGAGAGAAGGCTTTATTGAGTCTCTTCAAATTAACATGACACTGCTGAGGAGGAGAATTGCCACGCCGTCCCTGCATTTTCTTCCGCGCACAATCGGGAATGTGACAAGAACGAAACTTCTTGTCTGTTATATGGAAAAGCTTGTAGACCGTGATGTTCTCAATAAACTGCTTGTAAAAATAGACAAAATCAAAACCGACAAGGTCTTTGATACGGGCATGCTGGAGGAGTTATTGGAGGAGAAGCGGTTTACCCCGTTTCCCGCTTTTCAGTCGACAGAAAGGCCGGATGTTGCAGCCGCCGCCATTGCCGAGGGCAAGGTGGTCATTATGATGGAAGGAACGCCTTTTGCCATTATTGTACCGGCCACTTTCTGGTCCTTTTTTCAGGCTGCAGAGGATTATTACAATCACTTTGACCTGGCGACCTTTATTCGCTTCATCCGGCTGATTTCATACATCATTGCCCTTGCGCTGCCGGCGTCCTATATTGCGGTAACCACCTTCCATCAGGAACTGATTCCTCCGAATCTTCTGGTCAGTCTCGCAGCCCAGAGAGAGGGCGTTCCGTTTCCCGCCTTTCTCGAGGCCCTTCTGATGGAGCTGATCTTTGAGATATTAAGAGAAGCTGGAATTCGGATGCCGAGGCCGATCGGTTCTGCGGTTTCCATTGTCGGCGCAATTGTCATCGGAGAATCCGCCGTTGCTGCAGGGCTTGTGTCGCCAGCAATTGTTATTGTCGTCTCCCTGACAGCTATTGCGAGTTTTGTATCTCCTTACTATTCTTTCAGCGGAACAGGAAGGCTGCTCCGGTTTATTCTGATGATTCTTGCCTCAACACTTGGAATTTACGGGATGATTATGTTTATGATTGCACTTGCTATTCATCTGAGTTCGCTGCAGACCTTCGGTGTGCCGTACTTTGAACCTTTCGCTCCTTTTAAAGCGGAGAAACAAAAAGACAGCTTTCTGCGGTTTCCTCTCTGGTGGACGCAGACAGCTTTCTACTTAAAGTACAGAAGAAAACTGGAAAGCGGGAAACCGAAATGA
- a CDS encoding iron-sulfur cluster biosynthesis family protein gives MEIKWTDRAMKKIEGSVQAHSDKQVKLKYDTDGCGCVVSGVTALWLVDEKDGDDVQIETNAYPVLVEKSKMVFLDEKMTIDFNETANSYMLTCPSQILNPRMSLTVK, from the coding sequence ATGGAAATTAAATGGACAGACCGTGCCATGAAAAAAATAGAAGGCAGTGTGCAGGCTCACTCCGATAAACAAGTGAAGCTCAAATATGATACGGACGGCTGCGGATGCGTGGTCAGCGGAGTGACTGCACTCTGGCTTGTTGATGAAAAAGACGGGGATGATGTTCAGATTGAGACGAACGCATATCCGGTTCTGGTTGAAAAATCAAAGATGGTGTTTCTGGATGAAAAGATGACAATTGATTTTAACGAGACAGCGAACAGCTACATGCTGACATGTCCTTCGCAAATCTTGAATCCGCGCATGAGTCTGACTGTAAAGTGA
- a CDS encoding CDGSH iron-sulfur domain-containing protein produces the protein MTKPVIKVNDNGSLRITGDIELIDAEGNVFQTKQSFSLCRCGLSKKMPFCDGSHKGVFQSVVRAE, from the coding sequence ATGACCAAACCCGTAATTAAAGTAAACGACAACGGCTCCCTGCGCATAACAGGAGACATCGAACTCATCGACGCAGAAGGAAACGTCTTCCAGACCAAACAGAGCTTCTCTCTCTGCCGCTGCGGACTCTCCAAAAAAATGCCGTTTTGCGACGGTTCGCATAAGGGCGTGTTTCAGTCGGTGGTTAGGGCGGAGTAG
- a CDS encoding alpha/beta hydrolase — protein MKKWLIGAGIILSYIFVVGFFFTNQMMYMRKKSDKEIIDRETKDGHYDESEYEAYNKIEVSIPSQFGYDIRGHLIAPHSTSSYVIICHGVTMNRINSVKYMKLFLKRGINVLIYDHRRHGETGGKTTSFGHYEKYDLQSVVHWLKDRVGDDLHLGIHGESMGAVTTLLYAGLVEDGADYYIADCPFSDLQEQLLYRLKSDFKLPGYLVMPIARRFLKLRDGYTIQDVSPIAVMDRIQHPVLFIHSKDDDYIPSAMTQQLFEKKSGMKKLYFAEKGAHAMSYTENREEYERIIDEFYEEMKEQEATV, from the coding sequence ATGAAAAAGTGGCTGATCGGAGCTGGCATCATCCTCTCCTACATCTTTGTCGTAGGATTCTTTTTCACCAACCAGATGATGTACATGCGAAAGAAGTCAGACAAAGAAATTATTGACCGCGAAACAAAAGACGGCCATTACGACGAAAGCGAGTATGAAGCCTACAACAAAATTGAAGTGTCCATCCCGTCCCAATTCGGATATGACATCAGGGGCCATCTGATTGCCCCCCACAGCACCTCCTCCTATGTCATTATCTGCCACGGAGTTACCATGAACCGGATTAACTCCGTCAAGTACATGAAGCTGTTTTTAAAACGGGGCATCAATGTGCTGATCTATGATCACAGAAGGCATGGAGAAACAGGCGGTAAAACAACAAGCTTCGGGCATTATGAAAAGTACGACCTTCAGTCTGTCGTGCATTGGCTGAAGGACCGTGTCGGCGATGACCTGCACCTCGGCATTCACGGGGAATCCATGGGCGCCGTCACGACGCTGCTTTATGCAGGACTCGTAGAAGACGGTGCTGATTACTATATTGCCGACTGTCCGTTTTCAGATCTTCAAGAGCAGCTGCTATACCGTCTGAAATCCGACTTCAAGCTTCCCGGCTACCTTGTGATGCCGATTGCAAGGCGGTTTCTGAAACTGCGGGACGGGTACACCATCCAGGACGTTTCACCGATTGCGGTGATGGACAGAATTCAGCATCCTGTTCTGTTTATCCACAGCAAAGACGACGATTACATACCGTCAGCGATGACCCAGCAGCTGTTCGAGAAAAAATCCGGGATGAAAAAGCTGTACTTTGCTGAAAAAGGCGCCCACGCCATGTCCTACACCGAAAACCGCGAGGAATATGAACGGATCATTGATGAATTTTATGAAGAAATGAAAGAACAGGAAGCAACTGTATAA
- a CDS encoding Ger(x)C family spore germination protein — protein MKAYLVFFLLLFLITGCGRTELNDLIVVSGIGIDKSGEGLLMHFQVINPSGTAASQSGAPSGGSGGPVYTYSFEGKNASEILQKAKNTISRKLYFSHVSTIVVSERFAAEEGLLPVLEFTERFYQIRRNVNFLIAKDADSSSILKMYTPIQKMPALSLESRIPNTKSSMGFRAGITLKYILKWFSNPHQEPFIFGVEKQQNQKAASKTEDLSSIDGNPNSFTITGLALFKKDKLIDWLTYDESRSLGLMKGLVSGPSVYTIDCPNAKSGSIILVAQHMKGSLSYVKADVPSFQTRIRIKGFVQEASCSKSLDNSGQIKQIEKLAEKKISGELQAVFEKIKENSTDSFGLRRIIFEADPQLFKKWEPRWDELYQEARLSTDVTFTIENTGLRMKSMYEDN, from the coding sequence ATGAAAGCATACCTTGTATTTTTCCTCCTTCTTTTTCTGATAACCGGCTGCGGCCGGACAGAGCTGAATGATCTTATTGTTGTATCGGGAATCGGAATTGATAAGAGCGGGGAGGGGCTGCTGATGCACTTTCAGGTCATCAATCCAAGCGGTACGGCTGCTTCGCAGAGCGGTGCGCCTAGCGGCGGATCGGGAGGCCCGGTGTACACGTATTCTTTTGAGGGGAAAAATGCGAGCGAAATTCTGCAAAAGGCTAAAAACACTATTTCGCGGAAACTCTATTTCTCCCATGTATCTACCATTGTCGTGAGTGAGCGTTTTGCAGCCGAAGAGGGCCTTCTGCCGGTACTTGAATTTACCGAACGGTTTTATCAGATCAGAAGGAACGTCAATTTTCTGATTGCCAAAGATGCGGATTCCTCCTCCATTTTGAAAATGTATACGCCCATCCAGAAGATGCCGGCATTATCGCTTGAATCACGGATTCCAAACACAAAAAGTTCAATGGGTTTCAGAGCCGGAATCACATTAAAATACATTTTAAAATGGTTTTCCAATCCTCATCAGGAGCCCTTCATTTTCGGAGTGGAAAAACAGCAAAATCAAAAGGCAGCCAGCAAAACGGAAGATTTGTCCAGCATCGATGGAAATCCGAACAGCTTTACGATTACCGGTCTGGCATTATTTAAAAAAGACAAGCTGATTGACTGGCTCACATATGATGAATCACGTTCGCTCGGACTGATGAAGGGACTTGTGTCAGGGCCGTCTGTCTACACGATTGATTGTCCAAATGCGAAATCCGGTTCCATCATTCTTGTTGCGCAGCATATGAAAGGCTCCCTATCATATGTAAAAGCAGATGTCCCGTCTTTTCAGACCCGCATCCGCATCAAGGGCTTCGTCCAGGAAGCATCCTGCAGCAAGTCCCTCGACAATTCCGGGCAGATTAAACAAATTGAGAAACTGGCAGAAAAGAAAATCAGCGGGGAACTTCAAGCTGTATTTGAAAAGATAAAAGAAAACAGCACCGATTCTTTCGGTTTAAGACGGATCATTTTTGAAGCCGATCCTCAACTGTTTAAAAAGTGGGAGCCAAGATGGGACGAACTGTACCAGGAGGCCAGACTGAGTACAGATGTTACATTTACGATTGAAAATACCGGGTTAAGGATGAAGAGCATGTATGAAGACAACTAA
- a CDS encoding SDR family oxidoreductase, producing the protein MNQKLKDRYVVITGASGGIGEKMAALAAASGAHPILIARRADLLAAAAKRISDQYGVTCTYYPLDVSDLDAVAQTFARILDSVPQIDVLVNNAGFGIFNTVEEATLDEMTSMFEVNVFGLIACTKMVLPGMRARNDGHIINIASQAGKLATPKSSLYSATKHAVLGFTNSLRMELAGTGIHVTSVNPGPIQTNFFNIADQSGTYVKNVQRFMLDPDKVSEKIVSAMMTEKREINLPGWMNAGSSFYQLMPRVFEKLAGKALSRK; encoded by the coding sequence ATGAATCAAAAACTGAAAGACCGCTATGTCGTCATTACAGGCGCATCAGGCGGGATCGGCGAAAAAATGGCCGCACTCGCAGCGGCAAGCGGCGCACATCCAATCCTGATTGCAAGACGGGCTGACCTGCTTGCGGCAGCAGCAAAACGAATCTCTGATCAATATGGCGTCACCTGCACGTATTATCCGCTGGACGTAAGCGACCTGGACGCTGTTGCACAGACGTTCGCCCGGATTTTAGACAGTGTTCCCCAGATTGATGTGCTTGTGAACAACGCCGGTTTCGGCATCTTTAACACAGTGGAAGAAGCAACGCTGGATGAAATGACCTCCATGTTTGAGGTTAACGTATTCGGACTGATCGCCTGCACCAAAATGGTCCTGCCGGGGATGAGAGCACGGAACGACGGCCATATCATCAACATTGCCTCACAGGCCGGAAAGCTCGCAACACCGAAATCAAGCCTGTACTCAGCCACAAAGCATGCGGTTCTCGGCTTCACGAACAGCCTCCGGATGGAGCTTGCCGGCACCGGCATTCACGTAACATCTGTCAATCCGGGCCCTATCCAGACGAATTTTTTCAATATTGCAGATCAGAGCGGAACGTACGTGAAAAATGTTCAGCGCTTCATGCTTGATCCTGATAAAGTATCTGAAAAAATTGTCAGCGCCATGATGACCGAAAAGCGCGAAATCAACCTTCCCGGCTGGATGAATGCCGGCAGCAGCTTTTATCAGCTCATGCCGCGCGTGTTTGAAAAGCTCGCGGGAAAAGCACTATCAAGAAAATAA
- a CDS encoding YqzH family protein, with the protein MNEKWIWKMIQQSFEQYEMDGRLSEEEAAELVAKVREQRETEGSEWFEAVEDTVYGYVTNQELN; encoded by the coding sequence ATGAACGAGAAATGGATTTGGAAGATGATTCAGCAATCTTTTGAGCAGTATGAGATGGATGGCAGGCTCAGTGAAGAGGAAGCGGCTGAGCTTGTTGCAAAAGTAAGGGAACAGAGAGAAACGGAAGGATCCGAATGGTTTGAGGCTGTGGAAGATACCGTGTACGGCTATGTCACAAATCAGGAGCTGAATTAA
- a CDS encoding UV damage repair protein UvrX: MIEDYSQFPKRKILCIDMKSFYASCAAVLEGLDPLTCHLAVVGDTERQGSIVLAASPCLKKDFGIKTGSRLFEIPKDSRIRIVNAKMASFVRISTELTRLFHRYVPKDAIHTYSVDESFIQVDGVEGIWGDAWEVAAKIRDDMDREFSLPCAIGIGPNMLLSKICLDLEAKKKGIAEWTYDDVKEKLWKVQPLREMWGIGSRVEKTLNRMGIFNVGQLAAHPLEVLEKKFGIMGNQLYYHAWGVDLSEIGAPILQGQISFGKSQILMRDYPDPEEVKHVILEMCEEVARRARTHRKAGRTISLGIGYSHDELGGGFHRSRTMDRPTNITMELYETCLALFEQFYAHKTVRKISIALSNIEDDSEMQLDLFQPNREKEQILGYVMDSIRGKYGPNALLRAVSYTNAGTARHRAKLVGGHKA, from the coding sequence ATGATTGAGGATTACAGTCAATTTCCAAAACGAAAGATTCTGTGCATTGATATGAAGAGCTTTTATGCCAGCTGTGCCGCGGTTCTGGAAGGTCTTGACCCGCTTACGTGCCATTTGGCGGTGGTTGGTGACACAGAAAGGCAAGGGAGTATTGTTCTGGCAGCTTCGCCCTGTCTGAAAAAAGATTTTGGCATCAAGACCGGATCCCGTCTGTTCGAAATTCCGAAAGATTCCCGCATTCGGATTGTGAACGCAAAAATGGCTTCTTTTGTCCGTATTTCGACTGAACTGACGCGCCTTTTTCACCGGTATGTCCCGAAGGATGCCATCCACACGTACAGCGTCGACGAAAGCTTTATCCAGGTTGACGGAGTGGAGGGGATTTGGGGAGATGCGTGGGAGGTTGCTGCAAAAATCAGAGATGATATGGACCGTGAATTTTCGCTGCCGTGTGCAATCGGCATCGGACCCAATATGCTGCTTTCAAAAATCTGCCTTGATCTTGAGGCGAAGAAAAAGGGCATTGCGGAATGGACGTACGACGATGTGAAAGAAAAACTGTGGAAAGTGCAGCCGCTCCGGGAAATGTGGGGCATCGGCAGTAGAGTCGAAAAAACGCTGAACCGGATGGGTATTTTCAACGTAGGGCAGCTTGCCGCCCATCCGCTTGAAGTGCTTGAGAAAAAGTTCGGAATTATGGGCAACCAGCTTTATTACCATGCCTGGGGCGTTGATCTCTCTGAAATTGGTGCGCCGATTCTGCAGGGGCAGATCAGCTTCGGGAAGAGCCAGATTCTCATGCGGGATTATCCTGATCCGGAAGAAGTAAAGCACGTGATTCTTGAAATGTGCGAAGAAGTCGCAAGAAGGGCGCGCACGCACAGGAAGGCAGGCAGAACGATCAGTCTCGGCATCGGCTACAGCCATGATGAGCTTGGGGGCGGATTTCACCGCTCCCGGACGATGGACCGGCCGACCAACATCACCATGGAGCTCTACGAAACATGCCTCGCCTTATTTGAACAATTTTACGCACATAAAACCGTCCGGAAAATTTCGATTGCCCTCTCCAACATTGAAGATGATTCCGAAATGCAGCTCGATTTATTCCAGCCAAACCGCGAAAAAGAACAGATCCTTGGCTATGTCATGGACTCCATCCGCGGGAAATACGGACCCAATGCCCTGCTGCGGGCCGTTTCCTATACAAACGCAGGCACAGCAAGGCACCGCGCCAAGCTTGTCGGCGGACACAAAGCGTAA
- a CDS encoding DUF2552 family protein has translation MKDRLTTLKNIALNKTWVSFLNSNHPYTLLHWSIGGVFEEKKDVWLLQDEMTFEAQEFATIDEAIAWLDEHMHDITDVLG, from the coding sequence ATGAAGGACCGCTTAACAACTCTTAAAAACATCGCATTAAATAAAACATGGGTTTCGTTTTTGAACAGCAACCATCCGTACACCCTGCTTCACTGGTCGATCGGCGGAGTGTTTGAGGAAAAGAAGGATGTCTGGCTGCTTCAGGATGAAATGACATTTGAAGCACAGGAATTTGCCACAATTGATGAAGCAATTGCCTGGCTTGATGAACATATGCATGACATTACGGACGTGCTTGGATAA
- a CDS encoding DUF5316 family protein, whose translation MKLTGIGIAVSSAAGFISYTAGDLQLLFIVMCGISLICFGISGFMTYAFLGGEAMHTNFQSEIAVHRKTRADWAKDLFLAGLPSFGAAVISTAVLFS comes from the coding sequence ATGAAATTAACAGGAATCGGTATAGCTGTTTCAAGCGCTGCAGGCTTCATCAGCTATACAGCTGGAGATCTGCAGCTGCTGTTTATCGTGATGTGCGGGATCTCGCTTATCTGTTTTGGCATCTCGGGTTTTATGACCTATGCTTTTCTTGGAGGAGAGGCTATGCACACAAATTTCCAATCAGAAATAGCCGTGCATAGAAAGACAAGGGCAGATTGGGCAAAGGACTTATTTCTTGCAGGTCTGCCAAGCTTCGGGGCGGCAGTTATATCCACTGCTGTTTTATTCAGTTAA
- a CDS encoding MBL fold metallo-hydrolase, whose product MKLKSDYIIPITLPTPFPVGDVNVYLVKGDRLTLIDAGPKTPEAFAALTAQMKDAGYRPEDIEQVILTHHHPDHVGLLDYLPESAEVIGHRYNAPWISQDQVFMEEQKTFFLKLFAELGVEEKQLPYLARFVSNLKYSCKRELSSDLREGDPVPGMNGWHVIETPGHAQTHIALYRAEDGMMFGGDHILKHISANPLLEPSMEGGARPKPQLQFNESFEALLKIPLSSVHSGHGETVANPHELIQYRLKRQKERAYEVLSFLKEKPMTAFEVSERLFPHLYQKQMMLTMSETVGQLDYLEAMGEIKGQMEGVHILYSC is encoded by the coding sequence ATGAAACTAAAATCAGATTACATAATCCCTATCACCCTCCCGACGCCTTTTCCTGTGGGGGATGTGAACGTTTATCTTGTAAAAGGAGACCGCCTTACCCTGATTGATGCCGGCCCGAAAACACCTGAGGCATTTGCCGCTCTTACAGCCCAGATGAAGGATGCCGGGTACCGGCCGGAGGACATCGAACAGGTGATTTTGACCCACCACCATCCGGATCATGTCGGGCTGCTCGATTATCTGCCCGAGTCTGCTGAAGTGATCGGTCACCGCTACAATGCTCCGTGGATCAGCCAGGACCAGGTATTTATGGAAGAGCAAAAGACCTTTTTTCTGAAGCTGTTTGCCGAGTTGGGCGTTGAAGAAAAGCAGCTTCCTTACCTTGCGAGATTTGTATCGAATCTAAAATATTCATGCAAACGGGAGCTCTCATCAGACCTTAGAGAAGGAGATCCTGTTCCGGGAATGAACGGGTGGCACGTCATTGAGACACCGGGGCATGCGCAGACGCATATCGCGCTTTACAGGGCTGAGGATGGCATGATGTTTGGAGGGGACCATATCCTGAAGCATATATCGGCAAATCCGTTATTGGAACCGTCGATGGAAGGCGGGGCGCGGCCGAAACCGCAGCTGCAGTTTAATGAATCCTTTGAGGCTCTTTTGAAAATCCCGCTCTCAAGTGTGCATTCCGGGCATGGTGAAACTGTCGCAAATCCGCACGAACTGATACAATATCGGTTGAAAAGACAAAAAGAACGCGCCTATGAAGTGCTGTCGTTTTTAAAAGAAAAGCCGATGACAGCGTTTGAAGTATCCGAAAGGCTGTTTCCGCATCTTTATCAGAAGCAGATGATGCTCACGATGTCAGAAACGGTGGGACAGCTGGATTATCTGGAAGCTATGGGGGAAATTAAGGGTCAAATGGAAGGGGTACACATCCTTTACTCTTGCTGA
- a CDS encoding YolD-like family protein: MIRDRGNIKWTSMMLPEHVKILRELEIEQGYKTKPAVDEQQLEHFNEIISLAMEENRELAFTYYEHHDFHVLKGRVHYVDPIRGCLRIIGEDHTRVDLPIEKITDIGEKE, from the coding sequence ATGATTCGGGATCGGGGCAATATCAAATGGACATCCATGATGCTGCCTGAGCATGTAAAAATCTTAAGAGAACTTGAAATTGAACAGGGCTATAAAACGAAGCCCGCAGTAGACGAACAGCAGCTCGAGCATTTTAACGAAATCATCAGTCTCGCCATGGAGGAGAACCGCGAGCTTGCGTTCACCTACTACGAACATCACGATTTTCACGTGCTCAAAGGCCGCGTACACTACGTAGATCCGATCCGCGGATGCCTGCGGATCATCGGCGAAGACCACACGCGCGTTGATCTGCCAATAGAAAAAATAACGGATATAGGGGAGAAGGAGTGA
- a CDS encoding endospore germination permease translates to MNHKLTEAQLFLLNISFVTGSSILMAPGLTAAYARNDAWLSMLFALGAGLLLNVFFLLCLKQFHYASIFSVMEQAAGRYAGTAINIIIIFYSLHLAAYVVRNLSNFMTTSISPEASSFTFQAAIILISLYSVYFGANNLARVNQFYAPIVMMLLFFSFILVINQFDFSNLKPVLYRGIKPVWSGAYTTIGFPFLEMLLLFSLTGYMSKKKNIPAAYLFSLFTGGIILVLIVLFSIGIQGYDLVQRQTYSTFELMRDIDIIDLLERVEVLIGIAWIFGIFVKITICFLCAMLGFQSISRHPTYRPFLLPAGVFVFVLSNGIHENIISFSDFVSSYWTIWWFALYLLLTLTMIAGILFKRHTKTLN, encoded by the coding sequence ATGAATCACAAACTTACTGAGGCGCAGCTCTTTCTGCTTAATATCAGCTTTGTAACAGGCAGTTCGATCCTGATGGCACCGGGACTGACGGCAGCCTATGCCAGAAATGACGCGTGGCTGTCCATGCTTTTCGCTTTGGGTGCAGGACTGCTGCTGAACGTTTTTTTTCTGCTCTGTCTGAAGCAGTTCCATTATGCCTCCATATTTTCTGTCATGGAGCAGGCGGCAGGCCGTTATGCAGGGACGGCAATAAACATCATCATTATTTTTTATTCTCTTCACTTAGCAGCCTATGTCGTCAGGAACCTGAGCAACTTTATGACTACCTCTATCAGCCCTGAGGCAAGCAGCTTCACGTTTCAGGCTGCCATTATTTTAATTTCGCTTTATTCGGTCTATTTTGGGGCCAACAACCTGGCAAGGGTTAATCAGTTTTATGCGCCGATCGTCATGATGCTTCTCTTTTTTTCCTTTATTTTGGTCATCAATCAGTTCGATTTCTCCAATCTGAAACCTGTTCTTTACCGGGGAATAAAACCTGTTTGGAGCGGAGCCTATACGACAATCGGCTTCCCCTTTCTTGAAATGCTGCTCCTTTTTTCTCTCACTGGCTATATGAGCAAGAAAAAAAACATTCCCGCGGCCTATCTTTTTTCCCTGTTTACAGGAGGAATCATCCTTGTGCTGATCGTGCTGTTCAGCATTGGCATTCAGGGCTACGATCTCGTTCAGAGACAAACCTATTCAACCTTTGAACTTATGCGGGATATTGACATCATTGACCTGCTTGAACGGGTGGAAGTGCTGATCGGGATTGCCTGGATCTTTGGGATTTTTGTGAAAATCACAATTTGCTTTTTATGCGCCATGCTTGGCTTTCAGTCCATCTCCAGGCACCCTACCTACCGCCCTTTCTTATTGCCGGCAGGAGTTTTCGTTTTCGTGCTCTCAAATGGCATCCATGAAAATATTATCAGCTTTTCGGATTTCGTCTCAAGCTATTGGACGATTTGGTGGTTCGCCCTGTACCTCCTGTTAACCCTTACAATGATTGCCGGGATTCTTTTTAAGCGCCATACAAAAACGCTGAATTAA